One stretch of Thalassophryne amazonica unplaced genomic scaffold, fThaAma1.1, whole genome shotgun sequence DNA includes these proteins:
- the LOC117506305 gene encoding solute carrier organic anion transporter family member 3A1-like: protein MQVKKKHRDRERSARDIPDRDGLRAKSSCFSNIKIFLISECALILAQGTVGAYLPSVLTTLERRFNLQSANVGVIASSFEIGNLALILFVSYFGAKAHRPRLISCGGIVMVLGALLSALPEFLTNQYEIGILFLNQ from the coding sequence ATGCAGGTGAAGAAGAAGCACCGGGACAGGGAGAGGAGCGCCAGAGACATCCCCGACAGAGATGGCCTCCGCGCAAAGTCCTCATGCTTCTCAAATATCAAGATATTCTTGATTTCAGAATGCGCCCTCATATTGGCACAGGGCACGGTAGGCGCGTACCTGCCGAGTGTCCTGACAACGCTGGAGCGACGGTTCAACCTGCAAAGTGCCAACGTCGGTGTGATAGCCAGCAGCTTTGAGATTGGTAACCTGGCGCTCATCCTGTTTGTCAGCTACTTCGGGGCCAAAGCACATCGGCCCCGACTGATCAGCTGCGGAGGTATTGTTATGGTTCTCGGCGCCCTTCTCTCAGCTCTGCCGGAGTTCCTGACCAATCAGTATGAGATAGggattctttttttaaatcagtga